A single region of the Anguilla anguilla isolate fAngAng1 chromosome 17, fAngAng1.pri, whole genome shotgun sequence genome encodes:
- the LOC118216095 gene encoding peroxisomal membrane protein PMP34 yields MSDNRGATVGLLSYETLVHAVAGAMGSMTAMSVFFPLDTARIRLQVDEKRKSQSTPIILAEIAKEEGILSLYRGWFPVISSLCCSNFVYFYTFNSLKRMWVTGGVQSRPSKDLFMGFISGAVNVLLTTPMWVVNTRLKLQGAKFRNEDLHQTHYKGIFDAFSQIIANEGVSTLWNGVLPSLVLVFNPAMQFMFYEAMKRRAGRGGRKISSTDIFLIGAAAKAIATTATYPLQTVQAILRFGQYKAEGKSGLLGSLRNTVYLLMDRIRRHGVLGLYKGLEAKLLQTVLTAALMFVVYEKITAATFRVMGLNRKLKH; encoded by the exons ATGTCAGACAACCGCGGTGCTACAGTCGGCCTGTTGTCTTACGAGACCCTTGTACATGCGGTTGCGGGCGCGATG GGCAGCATGACTGCGATGAGCGTGTTCTTCCCGCTGGACACAGCCCGTATACGCTTACAAG TGGATGAAAAGCGAAAGTCTCAATCGACCCCTATCATCCTGGCCGAGATCGCAAAGGAGGAGGGGAT CCTGTCTCTGTACCGCGGCTGGTTTCCCGTCATCTCCAGCCTCTGCTGCTCCAACTTTGTGTACTTCTACACCTTCAACTCCCTGAAGAGGATGTGGGTGACGGGCGGTGTCCAGTCCAGGCCCAGCAAAGACCTGTTCATGGGCTTCATCTCCG GCGCCGTAAATGTGCTCCTGACCACGCCCATGTGGGTGGTCAACACCCGTCTCAAACTGCAGGGGGCCAAGTTCCGGAATGAGGACCTGCACCAGACTCACTACAAGGGCATATTTG ATGCCTTCTCCCAGATCATTGCGAATGAGGGCGTGTCCACACTGTGGAATGGGGTGCTCCCCTCACTGGTCCTGGTCTTTAACCCCGCCATGCAGTTCATGTTCTATGAAGCCATGAAGAggagggcagggcgggggggcaggaag ATTTCTTCGACAGACATCTTTTTGATCGGGGCGGCAGCCAAAGCCATCGCCACCACAGCAACATACCCTCTGCAGACTGTTCAGGCCATACTGAGG TTTGGACAGTACAAAGCGGAAGGGAAGAGTGGGCTGCTGGGAAGTCTGCGGAATACGGTGTACCTGCTGATGGATCGAATCAG GAGGCACGGGGTGCTGGGTCTGTATAAAGGCCTGGAGGCGAAGCTCCTGCAGACGGTTCTGACCGCGGCGCTGATGTTCGTGGTGTACGAGAAAATCACCGCCGCCACCTTCAGGGTCATGGGCCTGAACCGCAAACTGAAACACTGA
- the dxo gene encoding decapping and exoribonuclease protein: MSRHNNRQLSSYQNYHGQHSSLKRDSEDSCGEFAQRKLSRPSQDVTASIPAAGSIPSLQTLSARRQMYERDFPLYKQPVEVGCFSLDSERRFYNDDRQLRYYVEPERGPNFKLSDGYPDRYVKRDDGVKERLDHILKWILANRSKLEMSHAAATRPSTACDLGVDFVTWRGHLTKLLTTPYETREGWMLAVTRLGGTLYVSEVETEAARRDREASSARHQEMMYWGYKFEQYTCAAEPRGRPDAGGVVNTNEAFCTVVRTRLAAHSLLFSGEVDCRDRDPEALPAPACYLELKTSAEICTPKQRSNFHRFKLLKWWAQSFLPGVPRIVAGFRDDDGVVVSVETFQTSKISQLIKNEHNCWKPTVCMNFCSDFLSFVKSVVREDNPRVVYLFSWEPHRDVSYSVHRDTQYCFLPDWYVSRITHPQSGERAGPHGSQTLGRGYNSHESTKNPQGH, from the exons ATGAGTCGCCACAACAACAGACAGCTGTCCTCGTACCAAAACTACCATGGCCAACATTCATCGTTGAAAAGGGACAGTGAAGATTCCTGTGGAGAATTTGCTCAACGTAAACTGTCAAGACCCAGTCAGGACGTTACCGCTAGCATACCTGCTGCTGGCTCGATACCCTCTCTCCAGACTCTGAGCGCAAGGCGGCAGATGTACGAGAGGGACTTCCCGTTGTACAAACAGCCGGTGGAAGTCGGGTGTTTCTCCCTAGATTCGGAGCGCAGGTTTTATAACGACGATAGGCAGCTGCGGTACTACGTGGAACCAGAGAGAGGCCCAAATTTCAAGCTGAGTGACGGTTATCCTGACCGGTATGTGAAGAGGGATGATGGGGTGAAGGAGCGTCTTGACCACATTCTGAAGTGGATCTTAGCGAACAGATCCAAGCTTGAGATGTCCCATGCTGCAGCGACCCGGCCATCCACAGCTTG CGATTTGGGGGTGGATTTCGTCACGTGGCGGGGCCACTTGACCAAGCTGCTCACCACGCCTTACGAGACGAGGGAGGGCTGGATGCTGGCGGTCACACGCCTTGGCGGCACGCTGTACGTGAGCGAGGTGGAGACCGAGGCCGCCCGCCGGGACCGCGAGGCCTCCTCGGCGAGGCATCAGGAGATGATGTACTGGGGCTACAAGTTCGAGCAGTACACCTGTGCAG CCGAGCCCAGGGGCCGTCCAGATGCGGGGGGCGTGGTCAACACCAACGAGGCGTTCTGCACGGTGGTGCGCACGCGGCTGGCTGCTCACTCGCTGCTCTTTTCCGGGGAGGTGGACTGCCGGGACAGGGATCCCGAGGCCCTGCCGGCCCCCGCTTGCTACCTGGAGCTCAAGACGTCAGCTGAGATCTGCACCCCCAAACAGCGCAGCAACTTTCACAG GTTCAAGCTGCTGAAGTGGTGGGCACAGTCTTTCCTTCCTGGAGTCCCCCGAATCGTCGCCGGTTTCCGTGACGATGACGGAGTAGTGGTCTCCGTGGAGACGTTCCAGACCTCTAAAATATCCCAGCTCATTAAG AATGAACACAACTGCTGGAAACCAACCGTCTGCATGAATTTCTGCTCCGACTTCCTGTCCTTTGTCAAGAGTGTGGTGAGGGAGGATAACCCTAG GGTGGTGTACCTCTTCTCCTGGGAGCCACACAGAGACGTCTCCTACTCAGTCCACAGGGACACGCAGTACTGCTTCCTGCCTGATTGGTACGTGAGCAGAATCACACACCCCcagagtggagagagagctggcccaCATGGCTCCCAAACGCTTGGCAGAGGGTATAATAGCCATGAATCTACAAAGAACCCTCAGGGGCATTGA